In the genome of Halodesulfovibrio sp. MK-HDV, the window TTATCCTGTTCTCTTCACTTATTACGGATAAGCTGCGCCACAAAGGCGACTCCGTAGGGGCAGATATGCAGGTATCTAAGCCGGAAGTAACCTTGCTTGCACAGCGCGCTGTCGAATTAATCGATGAACGCCGCCAAAAAACAGCATAATTTTATTTTTCTTTGTTATCAAAAGGGTAGAGCTCCGGCTCTACCCTTTTCTTATTTTGCCATTGCTTATTTTTATGGACAGAGCACACCAACGCTATCATAATCGGCAACTCAAAGAACATTAAGGCTGGCAACCGCCAGTTTGCAGCAGGATATATTTCAATGGCTAAAAAGAAAAATTCAAAACCGGCACCATTACCGCAAAGCCTTGCGTTACCATATACCGGTGTAGAGTCACACGCGCATCTCGACTTACCACCATTCTCTTCAGACATTGAAGAGGTGCTGGAGCGCGCAAAAGAGTCCGGCGTACGCTACATCTGCAACGTATTTCTCGGACATGAAGCATGGAAAAACAACCGTCAGCTTTTTGAAAAGCACGACGAAGTCTTCTTCATTCTCGGCACACATCCAAGTCACATCGACCAGTGCACTGAGGAAGAGCTTGATGCCATGCGTACAGCTTTTGCCGAAGACAGCAGACTTCGCGGGATCGGTGAGATTGGTCTGGACTACTATTGGGATCATTTCCCGCGCGAAGCGCAGAAAGAAATTTTCATCAAACAACTCCATCTTGCAAAAGAGCTGGACACCCGCGTCATCATTCATTCAAGAGACGCAGCAGAAGATACTATTGACGTATTAGAAGCAGAAGGTTTTGTAGATTACCCTGTGCTCTGGCATTGTTTTGGTGGCAATACAGAGTTAGCGGAACGCATCGTAAAGAACGGCTGGCATCTTTCAATTCCGGGTACCGTAACATATCCGAAAAACGAAGAAGCACGCGAAGCGCTCAAGGTAATTCCATTGGATCGTATGCTAGTGGAAACAGACTGCCCGTATCTTACGCCTGTGCCGTATCGCGGTAAGCGCAACGAACCAGCGTACACCGTATTCACAGCAAAATGTATTGCCAAAGCACTCGGTATCGAAATCGAAGAACTTTGGACAACCTGCGGCGACAACGCAATTCGCTTTTTTGAGTTGTAATATTTTTTTGCCTATTGATTTTTTTGCCTCAGGTGCTCACAACACTTGGGGCTTTTTTTGCGCCTACGATATTTTCATTCACATGTATGAGTTGCCTTCGGCGAGTCTCCGACGGGGAGGAGACCTCCTCCACCCGCAAGGGGGACGCCCCCTTGACCCATTTTGCGACAACATTTTACGATTGAAGCTGTTTTCGGCTTCAACTCATGTGAAGGGGAGCTTTCTTATATTTCATCTGAGAAGTTGATTATCTACACTATACTCTTCTACCTATTGCTAAAAACGCCATATACTTGTCCTCTCTATTTTTGAAGGAAAAGCATATGACGAAAAATTTACTTGTCATCACCAGCTCTCTTGCAGAACAGGTTCGACTGTTACTGCTCCTCACTGCCGCAGGATACATTCCCACCTGCTGTGAAAGTCTGCCGTCTGCACTTACAGCGCTAGAATCCTCACCGTTTGATGCAATTATCACCGATCCAGTAATATTGGATGCTCCGCCACAAAAAATGACGGCCGT includes:
- a CDS encoding TatD family hydrolase, whose protein sequence is MAKKKNSKPAPLPQSLALPYTGVESHAHLDLPPFSSDIEEVLERAKESGVRYICNVFLGHEAWKNNRQLFEKHDEVFFILGTHPSHIDQCTEEELDAMRTAFAEDSRLRGIGEIGLDYYWDHFPREAQKEIFIKQLHLAKELDTRVIIHSRDAAEDTIDVLEAEGFVDYPVLWHCFGGNTELAERIVKNGWHLSIPGTVTYPKNEEAREALKVIPLDRMLVETDCPYLTPVPYRGKRNEPAYTVFTAKCIAKALGIEIEELWTTCGDNAIRFFEL
- a CDS encoding response regulator, whose translation is MTKNLLVITSSLAEQVRLLLLLTAAGYIPTCCESLPSALTALESSPFDAIITDPVILDAPPQKMTAVELVSLIKETALNSSTPVLVMGDVISLQYIMNTLCSGIARFIPKPFSPTEFIETISAELNLAEHKQA